In one window of Opitutus sp. GAS368 DNA:
- the pabB gene encoding aminodeoxychorismate synthase component I translates to MIVEEILNAPPPETLARALCERPGFFFLDSARPPADRAFSFLGFDPFLTWRVLGNRVTVETQGATVEVNAEPLTHLRDLMARYRSAGNVAIPFTGGAVGFFGYEFGAGLEGVRRPSDNDGGIPDSQLGFYDGVIACDLVAGKTFAIANPVDSTGTDSILARLHEAVRRATRPGRPAPEPENRAPSGCEPVPDLKSEAYLRLVARAKEYIAAGDIYQVNLSQRFECQITEHPYSIYERLRRLSPAPFGAYLNTGDGQILSSSPELLLRLDRNGRAVTRPIKGTRPRGGTAAEDESLRAELLASEKDHAELLMIVDLERNDLGRVCEYGSIRVEERHRLEAHPTVFHLVATISGRLRRDCDVFDCVRSMFPGGSITGAPKIRAMQIIGELETGPRHVYTGSLGYLGFDGTCDLNIAIRTIQCRGNRAVYHVGGAIVSDSDPAGEYQETLDKGRAMRAALRGGHA, encoded by the coding sequence ATGATCGTAGAGGAAATCCTAAACGCCCCCCCACCCGAGACCCTCGCCCGCGCCCTCTGCGAGCGGCCGGGATTCTTCTTCCTCGACAGCGCCCGGCCCCCGGCGGACCGCGCCTTTTCGTTCCTCGGGTTCGATCCTTTCCTCACCTGGCGGGTCCTGGGAAATCGCGTCACCGTCGAAACGCAAGGCGCCACGGTGGAGGTGAACGCGGAGCCGCTGACGCATCTGCGCGACCTCATGGCCCGCTACCGTTCCGCGGGCAATGTCGCGATCCCGTTCACCGGCGGAGCCGTCGGGTTCTTCGGCTATGAGTTCGGAGCCGGCCTCGAGGGCGTCCGCCGCCCCTCGGACAATGACGGCGGAATTCCCGATTCGCAATTGGGCTTCTACGATGGTGTCATCGCCTGCGACCTGGTCGCCGGGAAAACCTTCGCCATCGCCAATCCGGTCGACTCCACGGGAACCGATTCGATTCTGGCCCGGCTGCATGAAGCCGTGCGCCGTGCGACCAGGCCGGGCCGGCCTGCGCCCGAACCGGAGAACCGCGCCCCGTCCGGTTGCGAACCGGTCCCGGATCTGAAGTCCGAGGCCTACCTCAGGCTCGTCGCCCGGGCGAAGGAGTATATTGCCGCCGGCGACATCTATCAGGTCAATCTCTCGCAGCGGTTCGAGTGCCAGATCACGGAGCACCCCTACTCGATCTACGAACGCCTGCGGCGGCTCAGCCCCGCTCCGTTTGGCGCCTACCTCAACACCGGCGACGGCCAGATTCTGAGCAGTTCGCCGGAGCTGTTGCTGCGGCTCGATCGGAACGGCCGGGCCGTGACCCGTCCGATCAAGGGCACCCGCCCGCGCGGCGGCACCGCAGCGGAGGATGAGAGCCTGAGGGCCGAACTGCTGGCCAGCGAGAAGGATCACGCCGAGCTGCTGATGATCGTGGACCTGGAGCGCAACGACCTCGGCCGGGTCTGCGAATATGGCTCGATCCGCGTCGAGGAACGGCACCGCCTGGAGGCGCATCCCACCGTCTTTCATCTGGTGGCGACCATCTCGGGCCGGCTGCGCCGGGATTGCGACGTCTTCGACTGCGTCCGTTCCATGTTTCCGGGCGGTTCCATCACCGGGGCGCCCAAGATCCGTGCGATGCAGATCATCGGCGAACTCGAGACGGGCCCCCGGCACGTCTACACGGGGTCGCTGGGCTACCTCGGCTTCGACGGGACCTGCGACCTGAACATTGCCATCCGCACGATCCAATGCCGCGGGAACCGCGCGGTTTACCACGTCGGCGGGGCCATCGTCTCTGATTCCGATCCGGCCGGCGAATACCAGGAAACCCTCGACAAGGGCCGGGCCATGCGCGCAGCTCTGCGCGGAGGACACGCATGA
- the hemA gene encoding glutamyl-tRNA reductase — MNAGELFLIGATHRTAPLGLRERLSLSLENEAELAAELTALAGLSEFVILNTCNRVEIYAVGESEWQARKVAAAFCARRGFALAEFERIKLMLTGRPVIQHLLEVASGLDSQMIGENEIFGQVKKAFLTAQVRGSAGPVLNRIFQKTFQAAKHVRTHTGITAGLVSVSNVAVELALRIFGKLGEARVLLLGAGEIGLKAGRAFRSRGPASLVIASRRLERAREAAEELGASAVSLDEAMAGLGNFDVIVCSTSAPGVIISPEQAAAAVASRQGRPLFFIDVALPRDVDAGVAALKNVFVYNLDDLAKIAAENRSARESEIVRCRQILDQKAASLWAQLDRTPGITPGLDPAGVKATGPAGFLPGEAMACVA, encoded by the coding sequence ATGAATGCCGGAGAATTGTTCCTGATCGGAGCCACCCACCGCACCGCCCCCCTCGGACTGCGGGAACGGCTGTCACTTTCCCTCGAAAACGAGGCGGAACTGGCGGCGGAATTGACGGCCTTGGCGGGGCTCTCGGAATTCGTGATCCTCAACACCTGCAACCGGGTGGAAATCTATGCGGTGGGGGAAAGCGAGTGGCAGGCCCGGAAGGTGGCGGCGGCGTTTTGTGCCCGGCGGGGCTTTGCCCTCGCGGAATTCGAGCGGATCAAGCTGATGCTCACCGGCCGTCCGGTTATCCAGCATTTGCTGGAGGTCGCCAGCGGGCTCGACTCTCAGATGATCGGTGAAAACGAGATTTTTGGGCAGGTGAAAAAAGCCTTCCTGACCGCGCAAGTCCGGGGATCGGCGGGACCGGTCCTCAACCGTATTTTCCAAAAAACCTTTCAGGCCGCCAAGCACGTCCGGACACATACGGGAATCACCGCCGGACTGGTCAGTGTTTCCAACGTCGCGGTCGAGCTCGCGCTGCGAATTTTCGGAAAGTTGGGCGAGGCTCGTGTGCTGTTGCTGGGTGCGGGTGAAATCGGCCTCAAGGCCGGCCGCGCCTTTCGAAGCCGCGGACCGGCTTCGCTGGTAATTGCCAGCCGTCGTCTCGAGCGGGCCCGCGAGGCCGCCGAAGAGCTGGGCGCCTCCGCCGTGTCGCTGGATGAGGCCATGGCCGGTCTCGGGAATTTCGATGTGATCGTGTGTTCCACTTCGGCGCCGGGCGTGATCATTTCCCCGGAGCAGGCGGCCGCCGCGGTGGCAAGTCGCCAGGGCCGGCCGCTGTTCTTCATCGATGTCGCCCTGCCGCGCGACGTTGATGCCGGCGTCGCCGCGCTCAAGAACGTCTTTGTGTATAATCTCGATGACCTCGCAAAGATCGCGGCGGAAAACCGCAGCGCCCGCGAGTCGGAGATTGTCCGGTGCCGGCAGATCCTGGACCAGAAGGCGGCCTCCCTTTGGGCGCAGCTTGATCGCACGCCGGGGATTACGCCTGGCCTGGATCCGGCGGGAGTCAAAGCGACCGGACCGGCGGGATTCCTTCCCGGCGAAGCGATGGCTTGCGTGGCGTGA
- the hemC gene encoding hydroxymethylbilane synthase: MKPCILATRQSPLALAQAHLVAGCFLERLALECVLQKFVTIGDRQAEWSLEKKGGKGLFTGELEQSLLAGNADIAVHSTKDLPGDMPAGLAIAGYLPRADPRDVLVLREGVAYPRTIATGSPRRRLQLQELFPAATFTELRGNVDTRLRKVAAGVADATVLAAAGLARLGIATWPGLVFRPLAMNEMTPAVGQGAIAVQCRAADVGKFTPALDQATARQINLERALQAALGAGCHTAFGALVEAETLHLYHELTGSHRIEITAAGLTNPRETARTVLGRLQLIPGPVR; the protein is encoded by the coding sequence ATGAAACCTTGTATCCTGGCCACCCGCCAGAGCCCGCTCGCCCTCGCCCAGGCGCACCTCGTCGCCGGATGTTTTCTGGAACGGCTGGCCCTCGAGTGCGTCTTGCAAAAATTCGTGACCATCGGCGACCGGCAGGCGGAATGGAGCCTCGAGAAAAAGGGCGGCAAGGGATTGTTCACCGGGGAACTCGAACAGAGCCTGCTGGCTGGAAACGCCGACATTGCGGTGCACAGCACGAAGGACCTGCCCGGCGACATGCCGGCCGGCTTGGCCATTGCCGGCTACCTCCCGCGCGCCGATCCACGCGACGTTCTTGTGCTCCGCGAGGGCGTGGCTTATCCCCGCACGATCGCCACGGGAAGCCCGCGACGCCGGCTGCAGCTGCAGGAACTTTTTCCCGCCGCCACTTTCACCGAGCTGCGCGGCAACGTCGACACCCGGCTTCGCAAGGTAGCCGCCGGCGTCGCCGACGCCACCGTGCTGGCGGCGGCCGGCTTGGCCCGTCTGGGGATCGCAACCTGGCCGGGCCTGGTTTTCCGCCCATTGGCAATGAACGAGATGACCCCGGCCGTCGGTCAGGGCGCGATTGCGGTGCAATGCCGCGCCGCCGACGTGGGGAAATTCACCCCCGCGCTGGACCAGGCAACTGCCCGGCAAATCAATCTCGAACGGGCGCTGCAAGCCGCGCTGGGGGCCGGATGCCACACCGCGTTCGGGGCGCTCGTCGAAGCCGAAACACTGCATCTCTATCACGAACTCACGGGGTCCCACCGCATCGAGATTACGGCCGCGGGATTGACCAATCCGCGCGAGACGGCCCGCACTGTGCTGGGCCGGTTGCAACTCATCCCGGGTCCCGTCAGATAA
- the hemG gene encoding protoporphyrinogen oxidase, protein MPSLEPSPVAPSSRQNHPGRAPLPVAVLGGGITGLSAAWHLRRRGIPVVVFEAGAAPGGVMASVRDGDWLLETGPNTLFENTPAITAFLDDLGLGARKIEASPAAQKRYVVRAGRPVALPDSPFSFATSPLLSWSAKLNLLGEPFRGRAPAGREESVAEFVTRRLGREFLDYIVNPFVAGVFAGDPAALSVRQAFPKLHALEQKHGSLARGALARRNASGGPRGRMISFPEGMAEVPRALARALGADLRLHRTVTHVGRTGPVWRVGFVADGLLREETFSAVVCALPPQILAGLRFEHMPAASLAALRTIRQPPVASVFLGYRRADVTHPLDGFGLLTPAVEQRRILGTLFSSTLFPGRAPAGHVALTTFVGGTRQPELTRTTDRELLATVQAELAALLGVRGLPVFTRVQRWPHAIAQYTVGFQQFKDACAATEAGAPGLFIGGTCRDGVSLANCITAGNRLAGAAHRHISPP, encoded by the coding sequence ATGCCCTCGCTTGAGCCCTCCCCGGTTGCGCCATCTTCCCGCCAGAACCACCCGGGCCGCGCGCCGCTGCCGGTGGCGGTCCTCGGCGGCGGCATCACCGGGCTGAGCGCCGCGTGGCATCTCCGGCGCCGCGGCATCCCGGTGGTCGTGTTCGAGGCCGGCGCCGCGCCTGGGGGCGTCATGGCCTCCGTGCGCGACGGTGACTGGCTGCTCGAGACCGGCCCCAACACGCTCTTCGAGAACACGCCGGCGATCACCGCGTTCCTCGACGACCTCGGCCTGGGGGCGCGGAAAATCGAGGCCTCGCCCGCGGCCCAAAAACGCTACGTGGTCCGCGCCGGGCGGCCGGTGGCGCTGCCCGACTCGCCCTTCAGTTTCGCCACCAGCCCGCTGCTGTCCTGGTCCGCGAAGCTCAACCTCCTCGGCGAACCCTTCCGCGGCCGCGCCCCGGCCGGCCGGGAGGAATCCGTGGCGGAGTTCGTCACCCGCCGCCTCGGCCGGGAATTCCTCGACTATATCGTGAATCCCTTCGTTGCCGGCGTCTTTGCCGGTGATCCGGCCGCGCTCTCGGTGCGACAGGCCTTCCCCAAGCTCCATGCCCTCGAACAGAAACATGGCTCGCTCGCCCGCGGGGCCCTGGCGCGCCGCAACGCCAGCGGCGGTCCGCGCGGCCGCATGATCTCGTTCCCCGAGGGCATGGCGGAAGTCCCGCGCGCCCTCGCGCGCGCCCTCGGCGCCGATCTTCGCCTGCACCGCACCGTCACCCACGTGGGTCGCACGGGTCCCGTCTGGCGCGTCGGATTTGTCGCCGACGGTCTCCTCCGCGAGGAAACCTTCTCCGCCGTGGTCTGCGCCCTGCCGCCCCAGATCCTCGCCGGGCTCAGGTTCGAGCACATGCCCGCCGCCAGTCTGGCCGCGCTGCGCACCATCCGCCAGCCGCCCGTGGCCTCGGTCTTCCTCGGCTACCGTCGCGCGGACGTGACCCACCCGCTCGACGGCTTCGGCCTGCTCACGCCGGCCGTGGAACAACGCCGCATCCTCGGCACGCTCTTCTCCAGCACGCTCTTTCCCGGACGCGCGCCAGCCGGTCACGTCGCCCTCACTACCTTTGTGGGCGGCACCCGTCAGCCGGAACTCACCCGGACCACCGACCGCGAACTGCTGGCCACCGTGCAGGCCGAACTCGCCGCCTTGTTGGGCGTGCGCGGCCTGCCCGTGTTCACCCGGGTGCAGCGCTGGCCGCACGCCATCGCGCAATACACCGTCGGCTTCCAGCAGTTCAAGGACGCCTGTGCCGCCACCGAGGCGGGCGCCCCGGGTCTCTTCATCGGCGGCACCTGCCGGGATGGCGTCTCACTGGCCAACTGCATCACGGCGGGAAACCGCCTGGCGGGAGCTGCGCACCGGCACATTTCCCCGCCATGA
- the hemH gene encoding ferrochelatase, with translation MKTSDSSLDFPRRARAVLLVNLGSPETPSVPEVRRYLREFLGDERVLDLPAPLRWLLLEGVILPTRPKKSAHAYASIWTPEGSPLIRTSLSVQRKLAAVVDPDLPVYLAMRYGLPSIASVVDRMATEGIEEVLLIPQYPHYAMSSWETVVVRVREEAARRDPGMVIDCVAPFYADSDYIEALHAASRPWLVEPHDHVLFSYHGIPLRHLRKADSSHAHCQCTAHCCTVPSPAHATCYRAQVMATTRAFAARAGLVAGSYSVSFQSRLAGEPWCEPFTDHELRRLPAAGVKRLLVLCPAFVADCLETLEEIAVEGRATFLAAGGESFQLIPCLNDQSPYIEFLAGRVARWQGVSEPAVARPRFADAISA, from the coding sequence ATGAAAACGTCCGATTCAAGCTTGGATTTCCCCCGCCGTGCCCGGGCCGTCCTGCTCGTCAACCTGGGCTCGCCGGAAACGCCCTCGGTCCCGGAGGTGCGCCGTTATCTCCGGGAATTCCTGGGCGACGAACGCGTGCTCGACCTGCCGGCCCCGTTGCGCTGGCTGCTGCTCGAGGGCGTGATCCTGCCGACCCGACCGAAAAAATCGGCCCACGCCTACGCGTCCATCTGGACGCCCGAAGGCTCCCCGCTCATCCGCACCTCCCTCAGCGTGCAGCGCAAGCTGGCCGCCGTGGTCGATCCCGACCTGCCGGTCTATCTCGCGATGCGCTATGGCCTGCCTTCGATCGCCTCGGTGGTCGACCGGATGGCGACGGAGGGCATCGAGGAAGTGCTGCTCATCCCGCAATACCCGCACTATGCGATGTCCTCGTGGGAAACCGTGGTGGTGCGCGTCCGCGAGGAAGCCGCGCGCCGCGATCCCGGCATGGTCATCGACTGCGTGGCGCCGTTCTATGCGGATTCCGACTATATCGAGGCCCTGCACGCGGCCAGCCGGCCCTGGCTCGTGGAGCCGCACGACCACGTGCTCTTCAGCTACCATGGCATCCCCCTGCGGCACCTGCGCAAGGCCGACAGCTCGCACGCCCACTGCCAGTGCACGGCCCACTGCTGCACGGTGCCCTCGCCCGCCCACGCGACCTGCTACCGCGCCCAGGTGATGGCCACCACCCGGGCTTTTGCCGCCCGCGCCGGCCTCGTGGCGGGCAGCTACTCCGTCTCCTTCCAGTCCCGGCTCGCCGGCGAACCCTGGTGCGAACCCTTCACCGACCACGAGCTCCGGCGGCTGCCGGCGGCGGGCGTGAAACGCCTGCTCGTGCTCTGCCCGGCCTTTGTCGCCGACTGCCTGGAAACGCTCGAGGAGATCGCCGTCGAGGGCCGTGCCACCTTCCTCGCGGCCGGCGGCGAGAGCTTCCAGCTGATTCCCTGCCTGAACGACCAGTCGCCGTATATCGAATTCCTCGCCGGCCGCGTGGCCCGCTGGCAGGGCGTGAGCGAGCCGGCCGTGGCCCGCCCCCGGTTCGCCGACGCAATTTCTGCATGA
- a CDS encoding cytochrome c, with translation MTTHQRLLLLTFAGAALTAYGADAGTNWTESCAKCHGADGKGDTKMGRKLSIADLTDPKTQAKFTNEEAFKSIKSGRTDENGKTTMKAVEGLTDEDINSLVAHVRTLKK, from the coding sequence ATGACCACCCACCAACGACTGCTTCTCCTGACCTTCGCCGGCGCGGCCCTCACCGCCTACGGCGCCGATGCCGGCACCAACTGGACGGAATCCTGCGCCAAGTGCCACGGAGCCGACGGCAAGGGCGACACCAAGATGGGCAGGAAGCTCAGCATTGCCGACCTCACGGACCCGAAGACCCAGGCCAAGTTCACCAACGAGGAGGCGTTCAAGTCCATCAAGTCCGGCCGCACGGACGAGAACGGCAAGACTACCATGAAAGCGGTGGAAGGGCTGACCGACGAGGACATCAACTCGCTCGTCGCCCATGTCCGCACGCTGAAGAAGTAA
- a CDS encoding 4Fe-4S dicluster domain-containing protein: MSAPTPTPDRTSDAAMSRRSFLRGCAAFGGLTALAASLAPLRELGELTSEQFLQKYYKEMTPEDMKKALARIEREVQHQYGIRPHVRDLKPMDGVEFVYCLNLTRCIGCRKCVHACVAENNQSRNPEIQYIRVLKMPHGSMDVEKGDHNYTDASVPAKGFFYMPVQCQQCKNPPCVKVCPVNATWQEKDGITVIDYDWCIGCRYCEAACPYFARRFNFTKPEIPPERLNPNMAYLGNRPRKQGVMEKCHFCIQRTRAGKYPACLEVCPVGARKFGNILDPNSEVSYILREKRVFIQLKEEMGTSPRFFYYFDK, encoded by the coding sequence ATGTCCGCCCCCACGCCCACCCCCGACCGGACTTCCGACGCCGCGATGTCGCGCCGCAGTTTCCTGCGCGGCTGCGCCGCCTTTGGCGGCCTCACCGCCCTGGCCGCGAGCCTGGCGCCACTGCGCGAACTGGGTGAGCTTACCAGCGAGCAATTCCTGCAGAAATACTACAAGGAGATGACGCCGGAGGACATGAAGAAGGCTCTGGCGCGCATCGAGCGCGAGGTGCAACACCAATACGGCATCCGTCCCCACGTGCGCGATCTCAAGCCCATGGACGGCGTCGAGTTCGTCTACTGCCTGAACCTCACGCGCTGCATCGGCTGCCGCAAGTGCGTCCATGCCTGCGTCGCTGAGAACAACCAGTCGCGCAACCCCGAGATCCAATACATCCGCGTCCTCAAGATGCCGCACGGCTCGATGGACGTCGAGAAGGGCGACCACAATTACACCGACGCCTCCGTGCCCGCGAAAGGCTTCTTCTACATGCCAGTGCAGTGCCAGCAGTGCAAGAACCCGCCCTGCGTCAAGGTCTGCCCGGTCAACGCCACGTGGCAGGAGAAGGACGGCATCACCGTCATCGACTACGACTGGTGCATCGGTTGCCGCTACTGCGAGGCCGCCTGCCCGTATTTCGCCCGCCGGTTCAATTTTACCAAGCCCGAGATCCCGCCGGAGCGGCTCAACCCCAACATGGCCTACCTCGGCAACCGCCCGCGCAAGCAGGGCGTGATGGAGAAGTGCCACTTCTGCATCCAGCGCACCCGCGCCGGCAAATATCCCGCCTGCCTCGAGGTCTGCCCGGTCGGCGCGCGCAAGTTCGGCAACATCCTCGATCCGAACAGCGAGGTTTCCTACATCCTCCGCGAGAAGCGCGTGTTCATCCAGCTCAAGGAGGAAATGGGTACCTCGCCGCGGTTCTTCTACTACTTCGACAAATGA
- the dsrP gene encoding sulfate reduction electron transfer complex DsrMKJOP subunit DsrP, whose amino-acid sequence MITAARNYLVFLRRSARIAFVGDWRYYAWMGALTGVTLLGVNAYAKQLVHGLVVTGMSDEVSWGVYIANFTFLVGVAAAAVMMVIPVYIYDNEELHDLVIFGELLAVAAIIMCLLFVTVDLGRPDRFWHLIPGIGQMNFPKSMLSWDVIVLNGYLLLNVHICGYLLYCRYQDRKPAKWFYIPFVFTAIVWAVSIHTVTAFLYVGLGGRPFWNASIVGPRFLASAFTAGPAIIILALQVIRHVTHYRITDKALLTLRSIVQVSMIINVFLLVCEVFKEFYSGTTHGASAQYLFFGLHGHHALVPWIWTAIAFNLIAMVILLLPVSRGLKYLNVACGLSIVGIWIEKGMGLVIPGFIPTPLGAIVDYSPSVNETLVCLGIWAFGLLCYTIFLRMSVPILQGRLSKANEGLPEIQGDEPEAPLPEPATR is encoded by the coding sequence ATGATCACCGCGGCCCGCAACTACCTCGTGTTCCTCCGGCGCAGCGCCCGCATCGCCTTCGTCGGCGACTGGCGGTATTACGCCTGGATGGGCGCCCTGACCGGCGTCACCCTCCTCGGGGTCAACGCCTACGCCAAGCAGCTGGTCCACGGCCTGGTGGTCACCGGCATGAGCGATGAGGTGTCGTGGGGCGTCTACATCGCCAACTTCACCTTCCTCGTCGGCGTCGCCGCCGCGGCGGTGATGATGGTCATCCCGGTCTACATCTACGACAACGAGGAGCTGCACGACCTGGTCATCTTCGGCGAGCTGCTCGCCGTGGCCGCCATCATCATGTGCCTGCTGTTCGTCACGGTGGACCTGGGCCGGCCCGACCGCTTCTGGCACCTCATTCCCGGCATCGGGCAGATGAACTTCCCGAAGTCCATGCTCAGCTGGGACGTCATCGTGCTCAACGGCTACCTGCTGCTCAACGTCCACATCTGCGGCTACCTGCTCTACTGCCGCTACCAGGACCGGAAGCCGGCGAAGTGGTTCTACATACCCTTTGTGTTCACCGCCATCGTCTGGGCGGTCTCGATCCACACGGTCACGGCCTTCCTCTACGTCGGGCTGGGCGGGCGACCGTTTTGGAACGCCTCGATCGTCGGCCCGCGGTTTCTCGCCTCCGCCTTCACCGCCGGCCCGGCCATCATCATCCTCGCCCTGCAGGTCATCCGCCATGTCACGCACTACCGGATCACCGACAAGGCGCTGCTGACTTTGCGGAGCATCGTGCAGGTATCGATGATCATCAACGTCTTCCTGCTCGTGTGCGAGGTGTTCAAGGAGTTCTACTCCGGCACGACGCACGGTGCCTCGGCGCAATACCTCTTCTTCGGCCTGCACGGCCATCACGCGCTGGTGCCGTGGATCTGGACCGCCATCGCCTTCAACCTCATCGCGATGGTCATTCTCCTGCTGCCGGTCAGCCGCGGCCTGAAATACCTCAACGTCGCCTGCGGGCTCAGCATCGTCGGCATCTGGATCGAGAAGGGCATGGGTCTCGTCATCCCCGGCTTCATCCCCACGCCGCTCGGCGCCATCGTGGATTACAGCCCGTCCGTCAATGAAACCCTCGTCTGCCTCGGGATCTGGGCGTTCGGACTGCTGTGCTACACCATCTTCCTGCGCATGTCGGTGCCGATCCTGCAGGGCCGGCTGTCCAAGGCCAACGAGGGCCTGCCGGAAATCCAGGGCGACGAGCCCGAGGCGCCGCTGCCCGAGCCCGCCACCCGCTGA